Part of the Tachypleus tridentatus isolate NWPU-2018 unplaced genomic scaffold, ASM421037v1 Hic_cluster_2, whole genome shotgun sequence genome is shown below.
tacaacagagataaagcacaacattgtattacattaacgtgtgtgtgttatatgtgaatagtttcatcagtaactgtggtctactatgtattttttttatgtacaacagagataaagcaccacattgtattacatgaacgtgtgtgtgttatatgtgaatagtttaatcagtaactgtggtctactgtgtattttttgttatatataacagagataaagcacaacattgtattacatgaacgtgtgtgtgtgttatatgtgaatagtttcatcagtaactgtggtctactgtgtattttgtgttatgtataacagagataggcacaacattatattacatgaacgtgtgttaTATGTTAATGGTTTCatgagtaactgtggtctactgtgtattttttttgttatgtataacagagataaagcacaacattgtattacatgaacgtgtgtgttatgtttatatgtgaatggtttcatgagtaactgtggtctactgtgtattttttgttatgtacaacagagataaagcacaacattgtattacattaacgtgtgtgtgtgttatatgtgaatggtttcatcagtaactgtggtctactatgtatttttttgttatgtacaacagagataaagcacaacattgtattacatgaacgtgtgtgtgttatatgtgaatagtttcatgagtaactgtggtctactgtgtattttttgttatgtacaacagagataaagcacattgtattacattaacgtgtgtgagtgttatatgtgaatggtttcatcagtaactgtggtctactgtgtatttttttgttatgtataacagagataaaggacaacattgtattacatgaacgtgtgtgtgtgttatatgtgaatagtttcatcagtaactgtggtctactgtgtatttttttgttatgtacaacagagataaagcacaacattgtattacattaacgtgtgtgtgggttatatgtgaatggtttcatcagtaactgtaatctactgtgtattttttgtcatgtacaacagagataaagcacaacattgtattacatgaacgcgtgtgtgtgttatatgtgaatagtttcatcagtaactgtggtctactgtgtattttttgttatgtacaacagagataaagcacattgtattacattaacgtgtgtgtgtgtgtattatatgtgaatagtttcatcagtaactgtggtctactgtgtattttttgttatgtataacagagataaagcacattgtattacatgaacgtgtgtgtgtgttatatgtgaatagtttcatcagtaactgtggtctactgtgtattttttgttatgtacaacagagataaagcacaacattgtattacattaacgtgtgtgggtgttatatgtgaatagtttcatcagcaACTGtaatctactgtgtattttttgttacaactttatttataaattattattattttacactttcataTTATTCACGTAAAGTTACTCTAGGTTATCCAATTGTTGAACTACTATAATCGAAGCGTTAACAAATTAGTTTAGTCACAACCCACGAGAATGCGATTTTATGGCAACACTAAATCACGTCCGGCCCGACCCGCAACGgttcagtaatatttatttatagaaatgtaGACATCCAGATTACCTACTACAAGGACTAGCTAATGCTTAACTCCAGCTAGactatgaaaacattttgttctgttctatgaaatgttttttttctgtatttattatcGTCGTATGCCTACAAACCTAATGCAGAGCCACTGGTGTTTTTACCAAACAGGGTTGAACTGGAagacatttgttttgtttctttgttttttgaatttcgctcaacgctactcgaggactatctgcgctagccatcctaaatttagagtgtaagactagagggaaggcagcttgttatcaccacccactcttggaactcttggactactcttttaccaacaaatattgggattgattgtaacattataacgcccccacgactgaaagggcgagcatgtttagtgcgacagggattcgaactcgcgatcctcagattacaagtcgaacgccttaacccacttggccgtGCCGAGCCTTGAAGATATTTGCATTTACGCATGTTACAGAGACACCTTGTGACTGAATTAAGTAGTATTTTGTTTCCATGGAGACGTTACTCACTAAAGGTAGTTGAGAAACTAGCTAGTTTAATCAGGTTATAAGTGAATCGAACTGGCGTGTCTTGTCAAACTAGCAAGGGCGtgacagaatatattttttttctagacCAGTGATGtttaatttctgttattttatcaaACCACGTGTTTCCAAGCGATGCTATCAAATTCAGTAACCAAGCAGGTGAAGTGTCTTAGAATCCGAACTAATCAAACAATTTTGATtccatgtaaaaataaattttctttgtagttttattcattatgattccGTGTGTATGTGGTAAACTATTATCAGTTAAAAGTGTTATTACGAGTTTTATTCAAGGCTTTTCCCGATTATGTaatgttaattacatttttgttaaacATGGGTCGATTATTTACAGTAAATCAGACATAACACTTCCTTCTTATATGATTTTATAAACTACATAATTCCTATCATATACTCCTTCATTCCATCTTTGAGatctaaaactacaaaaaatctatttttgtttattcatcaGGTCCTGTCTTTGTGGATGTAGGACTACAgataatatattttctctttattcatcAGGTCCTGTCTTTGTGGATGTAGACCTACAAATAAtctattttctgtttattcatCAGGTCCTGTCTTTGTAGATGTAAgactacaaataatttttttttctgtttattcatCAGGTCCTGTCTTTGTAGATGTAAGACTACAAATAAtctattttctgtttattcatCAGGTCCTGTCTTTGTAGATGTAAGactaaaaataatgtgttttctctttatttatcagGTCCTGTTTTTGGTATCTTGACTACAAATAATCTGTTTTCTGTTATTCTTCAGGTTTTGTTTTTGGGATCTGAGACTACAGataatgcagagatgccaaccattacgattttggtgtatacattaccactatacgctcatacagacaaatattgcgacttgttgcaactcccaaattattatatattatataggcctatacaataaagtgataaattgttcccccagggcttgaaaggggtgaaaagaaaatttctagtgagatacaaataaattttgataataaataaaagacatagtcgaaatggctacttgcgataatcatgtttgtgcttgaaataataataaaatatttgtatctccgacattTACCAATAGTCTGaatgcggtgcttctccatactgggtatgtatggaatccatagttacatcatcgGTGCTTGTTAGCCAaacagcgctcgcgtagatgggtatttctcgttttctaagcaaaGAAACACCAATACGATCGTTCACAAGATcgaaaaaagaggccttgttcaccagattgtcttgtttctgacaAATCTAAAAGGAATGATATTGTGAATCAAAaataggaaagagtatagtgcaaaatatacagtcattgcatcaaaaatTAGTGACAGTCatacgttttgtacagtttgtaacatcgatttttctgtggcacatggcggAATACACGATTGTTCCaaacatacaaaatcggcatctcaccaacaaacagctgaggcgaagacaaaacggtgcaaataacaacatttatgagtaagaattcagaatatgaaaccataaatgcagaagtgatgttcacacaattcgtcattgctcgtaatttacccctagctgtagccgatcatgcaggacatctattcagaaaaatgttcccagactctgatatagcaaaaaaatatgactgtgctagaaccaaaactacagccattgtacaaatgttgggttgtgaagatgacaaaatgattttaaacatacTTACTAAcattgtttacagtttagccacagatggatccacagacatggatgactcaaaactgtatccagtggttgtacgatatcttgactctttgcttggaaaaattgtttgttctctttttgacaatggtggaatggaaagaagctacAACAGGAGAGAATGTTTTCAAGGTTTtagaccacgaactgacaaagaggaaaattccatgggaaaactgtcttagtttttcttcagacaatgcctcagttatgtctggtataggtaaaggtgtgatgggacacatctcaagacgacagcctagcacttacatcatgggctgtgcctgccatctcatgaatattgctgcccagaaagcttccagagaattgccctgcccagtttctgatacattgatagatatctactattttctggagaAAAGTGCTAgctgaaaacaacatttcaaagagtttcaaggattgtatgacaaagaaacaagaaaaattctacaacttgttaacacaagatggctatcacttggggtgtgtctcaacagaatattggatatatggaagccattgaagaagtattttcactgtgaaaaggaaaaactagattcaaaaggatctaaatgtGCAGCTCAGTTAGGCAGCAAGacttaacagtcaggatatcctctcagccacacagggacacaagacaacagtctccaatagcagacaaagaaacatttgatataactcaatatatgttttggcagtctgaccttgaactaaagaagagacaatccatgaaaaaagagaagaaaacgaaagctatcaaggaagtaaccaagaaaagttatgcgcagagcaagttatataagttaacagttttcttggacaacaaaacgAACttcttattttgtctttttcttcagtctgcaattcctcgaTTTGAGCaaaccaatttgatattgcaaagagaagaaccttgcatacacattatgcatagaactctgattacacaagttaaaaatatacttgtcagatccatcaagccagaatatcttgaagggaacatcactgaacttgactacaacaatgaatccttacacaaatctgatgaggtagtttctattggaaatgctaccaaggaatacattgttaaatatgaaaagaatctgacctgatcagcttctacatcAGTGTCAAGAAACAccatattgcagctacaaattacatgatgaaacaatTCCCTCTAAAtaatgaacttctgattcatgcagggttgctgatccaaaactgaaagtcagcaaagatttctcttctctacacttcttcacagacaggtatcctgtccttgtcaatacacatgagcacgacactattgacaagttggaaggtcaatatttgaactatcaaattgatactttctcagaaactgtccttcagttgaatgttgacaagttttgggttcagctgtctacagttaaggatggaaatggcaaccagaagtatgacattctgtgtagggttatgcttggaattcttacaatcttccattctaatgctgacagtggaAGGatgtttagtttagtgactaaaacaaaagaaagttcagaccaaacttgagcacctcagttttgagcagtattataacacacaagatgtgtatgcagtcaaatggacaatgttgttataactcccaaccatccagagacattctcatgaaagcaaaagctacaacaactacaaaactattacaataagtgtcataaacatgatataaactagtccttacgcAAAGACTTTTTCTGTTTACTGTTtatgcatgttcaatgttgttttaccagtatgtttgttactctgaactaaataaaagacataatttcacaataatttttttttaaatttatttattaaatacacaaaacacagtcataaatgagcaatctataacagaaataaataataatataataataataacagcttaaagacattggtcaggcctagtagccgcaactgataaagggctctgtctacaatcattacgctcagtcatctCTGATAATCTGTTTTCTGTTTCCCAGGTTCTTTCATTGGGAGCTGATGTTCTTCCAGAATACAAGCTTCAGAAGCCTCGTGTCCACAAGTGGACCATCCTCCATTACTCCCCTTTCAAGGCAGTTTGGGACTGGATAATATTACTGCTTGTCATCTACACAGCTATCTTTACACCTTACGTCGCAGCCTTCTTGCTaaacgaaaccaaaaccaaacgTAACAAGAAATATGGCGAAGATCCCATCGTCATAATCGATCTTTTAGTTGACGTCATGTTCATCATTGACATTCTTATCAATTTCCGAACGACGTACGTCAACTCTAACGAAGAAGTGGTCAGTCTTCCGGGCAGAATAGCTGTCCACTATCTTCGTGGATGGTTCATCATCGACGTTGTTGCGGCCATTCCGTTCGACCTGTTGCTATTCGGTTCAGAGACTGACGAGGtatgaaatacattataatatttaacatcatTGTGACTGTCTGTGTTGAAAgcatataaattacaatattgtaCTTAAGTAGGTGTCGAAGCACGCTACGAACTAGGGGGATCTGAAGTGTCACCCTTAGAGTCAGTTTTAAAGGGCGTGTTTTACGGATCAATTAAAGTGCCCTCTGTTTGGAAATCATTGAAGTACTCTCCACCCCCGGCTCTGACGCCCatgattaaaatgtaattttataaaagtcaACAAGGGGTTAAAAACTCCAAGTAGTACCTCATGGCTTTTcgtgaatttcacccaaagctacacgaaaggctatctgcactagcggtCCCTAGTTTAGGAGTGTAgaagtagaaggaaggcagctagtcatcaccatccaccgccaactcttgggctactcttttatcaatgactagtgggattgaccccacggctgaaagggcaagcatgtttggtgtgacgaggattcaagcctgcgaccctcagattacaagtcgagagccCCTAACCATTTAGCCGTGCTCAGCCGCTGCCTTATGTATCAGGACAATTTTAAATACTTCCTTAAAACAAAGTACCACTTGATGAgaatgtttttcaatattttgcacTTCCTTATGAAATTTCCTTAAAACAACGAACAACGTATACCCTTGTGGACTTATTTTTTTGGATTACGTGGATTACATACTTAACACTCGTCTAAAGTTACACGCAGGTCAGCCTTACCATCACCACTACCCCTAGAATGACACGAATTATATTCATGGACTTTTGCACTAGAGTATTCCATTATCCTTCTTATTGGAATTTCCACACATACAATGTTCCCTCCAATTCTTCAATTCATATCCATAATGACCTTTATTCGTGTGCACCAGTTACAAAGCAATGTGCAGATGGCATTATCAGtttcttttggttttaattttttatgcgTGGAGATATGTTTAGACCGTCCACCATATTGGATCATAAGGTTGCTTTTTACTGCTACCACTTAGTAATTTGGGATTTCTcctctggtgggacagcggtaaatttagGATTTACAAAGCTGAAGCTAGGAGTTCGAtgcccctcgatggacacagcagagagcccaatgtggctttgctataataaaaagcATACAAATTGGGTTTTAGGCCTATCGACTGAGAGGGTTATTAAAGCCCTCAACGTATTGAAAGTCCTCACAATTGTTGAGAATGTGCGATGTTAGAATAGTAAAGAGCGCAGCGTTGGTTGATTGTCAGTGCGGCCGCCCAGCTTTGGGAAACACGTTCGTTTAATATTTTGGGTTTTAGATAAATTTATTCTCGTTCCAAGAGATCCAGAGTTCACCAGTGTCGGATAGA
Proteins encoded:
- the LOC143242375 gene encoding voltage-gated inwardly rectifying potassium channel KCNH6-like, with the protein product MVEWKEATTGENVFKVLSLGADVLPEYKLQKPRVHKWTILHYSPFKAVWDWIILLLVIYTAIFTPYVAAFLLNETKTKRNKKYGEDPIVIIDLLVDVMFIIDILINFRTTYVNSNEEVVSLPGRIAVHYLRGWFIIDVVAAIPFDLLLFGSETDEV